In Fusarium oxysporum Fo47 chromosome XI, complete sequence, the following are encoded in one genomic region:
- a CDS encoding pectin lyase fold/virulence factor produces MRLQSIAAILAAAATASAQSVSGKAYGFAAGVTGGEGEAVTPSSAEELATLLADDTPRVIYLDKEFDFTGDVKTGAGCDRKSCSASNGGQLYLGDLSCGGDDNVAVSSITYDAAGPEPLPVGSNKSIIGNGKAVLKGKGLSIKKGSKNVIVQGIEFTNINPGVVWGGDALELKGLNDGVWIDHCKFSKVGRMFIVSHYDGSRLTISNSEFDGVTDTSASCNGNHYWTMMFYGEGDQVTLDRNHFHDVAGRAPKLGEPGTNGYFHATNNYFQNMKGHAFDAYQGANAIIEGNVFDGVDTPITKEAASVNTLFVADESDASACQSALGRACVPNSATSSGDIPSLKGESGLDAVAKNKDNIITPVSASEVTALVLGSVGPANVGSGSNSGSGSDSAPSQSPESGNDATETTPATPETTPESTPETAPETTPEAVNEQEALPDYPEETEAEPVANAEVKPVASDDCEEETDATPSKTEEKPVATGDCDDEIEAAADSSSSTGSSTAQMYGQCGGKNWTGATTCPSGSSCKKMNDYYSQCIGSNSRVRRYVQ; encoded by the coding sequence ATGCGTCTGCAAAGTATCGCTGccatcttggctgctgcCGCTACGGCTTCTGCTCAGAGTGTTTCGGGCAAGGCTTATGGTTTTGCTGCTGGTGTTACTGGTGGTGAGGGAGAGGCCGTTacgccttcttctgctgagGAGCTTGCTACGCTTCTCGCTGATGACACTCCTCGTGTTATCTATCTCGACAAGGAGTTTGACTTTACTGGAGATGTCAAGACTGGTGCTGGTTGTGATCGCAAGAGCTGCAGTGCCAGCAATGGTGGTCAGCTTTACCTCGGTGATCTTTCTTGCGGCGGTGATGACAATGTCGCTGTTAGCTCCATCACTTACGACGCTGCTGGTCCTGAGCCCCTTCCCGTTGGTAGCAACAAGAGTATCATCGGTAACGGAAAGGCTGttctcaagggcaagggtCTCTCAATCAAGAAGGGATCCAAGAACGTCATTGTCCAGGGCATTGAgttcaccaacatcaaccccGGTGTTGTATGGGGTGGTGACGCTCTCGAGCTCAAGGGTCTCAACGATGGTGTCTGGATCGATCACTGCAAGTTCTCCAAGGTCGGTCGCATGTTCATCGTCTCCCACTACGACGGCTCCCGCctcaccatctccaactccGAATTCGACGGTGTCACCGACACTTCCGCTTCTTGCAACGGCAACCACTACTGGACCATGATGTTCTACGGTGAGGGTGACCAGGTCACTCTTGACCGCAACCACTTCCACGACGTCGCTGGCCGAGCCCCCAAGCTTGGTGAGCCTGGTACCAACGGTTACTTCCACGCTACCAACAACTACTTCCAGAACATGAAGGGCCATGCCTTTGATGCTTACCAGGGAGCTAATGCTATCATTGAGGGTAATGTCTTTGATGGTGTCGACACtcccatcaccaaggagGCTGCTTCCGTCAACACTCTCTTCGTTGCTGATGAGAGCGATGCTTCTGCTTGTCAATCTGCCCTTGGCCGTGCTTGCGTGCCCAACTCTGCTACCAGCAGCGGTGACATTCCCTCTTTGAAGGGTGAGAGCGGTCTTGACGCTGTTGcaaagaacaaggacaatATTATCACCCCCGTCTCTGCCAGTGAAGTCACTGCTCTTGTCCTTGGTAGCGTTGGGCCCGCCAACGTTGGTTCCGGCTCCAACTCCGGATCTGGCTCTGATTCCGCCCCATCTCAAAGCCCCGAGTCTGGCAATGATGCTACCGAGACCACTCCCGCTACGCCTGAGACTACTCCCGAGAGCACCCCCGAGACTGCTCCTGAGACCACCCCTGAGGCTGTCAACGAGCAAGAGGCCCTTCCCGATTACCCCGAGGAGACTGAGGCTGAGCCCGTAGCGAATGCTGAGGTCAAGCCTGTCGCTTCCGACGACTGCGAGGAGGAAACGGACGCTACTCCTTCCAAGACTGAGGAGAAGCCCGTCGCTACTGGCGACTGCGACgatgagattgaggctgCCGCCgactcctcctcttccacgGGTTCCTCCACCGCTCAGATGTACGGTCAATGCGGAGGCAAGAACTGGACTGGTGCTACCACGTGCccttctggatcttcttgcAAGAAGATGAACGACTATTACTCCCAGTGCATTGGCTCCAACAGCCGTGTTCGTCGCTATGTCCAGTAA
- a CDS encoding ATP/GTP-binding protein, with product MTCGIAGAGKSTLAKAIVTQLPNFKRLSNDQIIYESHGLYNIDYPAEQYEVYQQEASQKLIAELERILQDKTNDVVLDLSFYDKEYRDEYKDIVERNGGRWVLVYLDAGRDLLWNRIQRRRAERDSLDAKDPERNGDSAFDIDDETFAMYLDGFEPPSGEGEIVIKVE from the exons ATGACTTGCGGAATTGCTG GCGCCGGAAAGTCAACTCTCGCCAAAGCTATCGTGACTCAACTTCCAAACTTTAAACGGCTTTCAAACGACCAAATCATCTACGAGTCTCATGGTCTTTACAATATTGACTACCCCGCAGAACAGTACGAAGTGTACCAACAGGAAGCAAGCCAGAAACTTATCGCAGAACTTGAACGTATCCTGCAAGACAAGACCAACGATGTAGTACTAGACTTATCGTTCTACGATAAAGAGTATCGCGATGAGTACAAAGATATTGTGGAACGTAACGGCGGTCGCTGGGTACTGGTATACCTCGATGCTGGCCGAGATCTTCTGTGGAACCGGATTCAACGACGAAGAGCCGAGAGGGACTCATTAGACGCGAAGGATCCTGAAAGAAATGGTGACTCAGCCTttgatatcgatgatgagACCTTTGCTATGTATTTGGATGGGTTTGAGCCACCAAGTGGCGAAGGGGAAATTGTCATCAAGGTAgaatga